Proteins from a single region of Nitrososphaerota archaeon:
- a CDS encoding transposase: MGKVYVTGFTDARSRYRVGPGAYLHKSANESIDALNRALRRGRTPREMYLDNGKQFVAKVFKAELARHHIRPIFGKPYYSRGRGKIESHHKVLWGELISQVRFSSLTHFKRELRKFDRRYNQWRKSQALGWRTPAEVYDDKRLFNKGRRR; this comes from the coding sequence GTGGGGAAGGTCTACGTGACAGGGTTCACGGACGCCAGGTCGCGCTATAGGGTGGGGCCGGGAGCGTACCTCCACAAGAGCGCCAATGAGTCGATAGACGCCCTGAACCGCGCGCTCCGCAGGGGAAGGACACCGAGGGAGATGTACCTTGACAATGGGAAGCAGTTCGTCGCGAAGGTGTTCAAGGCGGAGCTGGCCAGGCACCACATCAGACCGATCTTCGGCAAGCCGTACTATTCGAGAGGCAGAGGCAAGATCGAGAGCCACCACAAGGTCCTGTGGGGCGAGCTGATATCGCAGGTCAGGTTCTCCTCCCTGACCCACTTCAAGAGAGAACTGAGGAAGTTCGACAGGAGATACAACCAGTGGAGGAAGAGCCAGGCCCTAGGGTGGAGGACGCCCGCAGAGGTCTACGACGACAAGAGACTCTTCAACAAAGGGAGGCGACGTTAG
- a CDS encoding GNAT family N-acetyltransferase — protein MDAVVRPARASDREPLMSFIRNVWGGHDYIPSVWDDWLKDPRNRMFVVEVDGVPVGMNRLRFQEDGSAWLEGVRVHPDYRGRGLASMLGENSMRVARERGAEVFRLTSGSRNKTAHRQIARIKFDEVARFSVYEPRNGMRKGTWGERVPPHEAVRALGMLQGSPEFVMGRGVFWHNWGAASLKPDVVKSLVDEGAVWWHGGAVAVMRSGGEGEGSWREVGFLGGTPDDAARLARTLLGGAGTAERRALVPQGSPIIHALRESGFGRILSHILFERSAKG, from the coding sequence ATGGACGCGGTCGTCCGTCCCGCACGGGCCTCTGACAGGGAACCGCTGATGAGCTTCATCAGGAACGTCTGGGGAGGGCACGACTACATCCCGAGCGTGTGGGACGACTGGCTCAAGGACCCGAGGAACAGGATGTTCGTGGTGGAGGTAGACGGAGTCCCCGTGGGGATGAACAGGCTGAGGTTCCAGGAGGACGGGTCCGCCTGGCTTGAAGGGGTGAGGGTCCACCCCGACTACCGAGGGAGAGGGCTGGCCTCGATGCTCGGTGAGAACTCAATGCGAGTTGCGAGGGAAAGAGGAGCCGAGGTCTTCAGGCTGACCAGCGGCTCGCGCAACAAGACCGCTCACAGGCAGATCGCCAGGATAAAGTTCGACGAGGTCGCGAGGTTCAGCGTCTACGAGCCCCGGAACGGGATGAGGAAGGGGACATGGGGAGAGCGGGTCCCGCCTCATGAGGCAGTGAGAGCCCTTGGCATGCTCCAGGGGTCGCCTGAGTTCGTGATGGGTCGGGGCGTGTTCTGGCACAACTGGGGCGCGGCGTCGCTCAAACCAGACGTGGTCAAGTCGCTGGTCGACGAAGGCGCCGTCTGGTGGCATGGTGGAGCGGTGGCGGTGATGCGGTCCGGCGGCGAAGGCGAGGGGTCGTGGCGGGAGGTCGGCTTCCTGGGCGGGACCCCTGACGACGCCGCCCGCCTGGCCAGGACCTTGCTTGGCGGGGCTGGAACAGCCGAGCGCAGGGCCCTTGTCCCGCAGGGGTCACCCATCATACATGCCCTTAGAGAGTCTGGGTTCGGCAGAATCCTCTCCCACATCCTGTTCGAGCGCTCCGCAAAGGGCTAG
- a CDS encoding 3-hydroxyacyl-CoA dehydrogenase family protein: MVSGAGKVTVLGAGLMGHGIAQVASQTGGYDVSILDVDKGFLDRGMKMISDSVGKFVEKGKLTKEQGEETLKRISPTLDLSEAVKGSQLVIEAATEDPKLKLELYRRLAEVAGPDTILASNTSSISITLLGSATKRPEKVCGMHFFNPPQLMPLVEIIRGKKTSDETVKKVRETSSKLGKETVLCKVDSPGFIVNRILVPALNEAVFLVQEGVADPEDIDKAVRLGLNWPMGPLQLLDYVGLDTTLNIAQVFTGEFEDSKYRPSPLLKQMVRAGLLGRKSGKGFYEWGSPGSTKTK, from the coding sequence ATGGTATCTGGCGCAGGAAAGGTGACGGTTCTGGGAGCCGGGCTGATGGGGCACGGTATCGCCCAGGTGGCGTCGCAGACGGGAGGATATGACGTGTCCATTCTGGACGTGGATAAGGGGTTCCTCGACCGCGGGATGAAGATGATCTCCGACTCGGTCGGAAAGTTCGTCGAGAAGGGGAAGCTGACGAAGGAGCAGGGCGAAGAGACCCTGAAGCGGATCTCGCCGACCCTCGACCTTTCCGAGGCGGTGAAGGGGAGCCAGCTGGTGATAGAAGCGGCGACCGAGGACCCGAAGCTCAAGCTGGAGCTCTACCGGAGGCTGGCAGAGGTCGCAGGGCCCGACACCATCCTAGCGTCGAACACTTCGTCCATCAGCATCACCCTCCTCGGCTCGGCGACCAAGAGGCCCGAGAAGGTCTGCGGGATGCACTTCTTCAACCCGCCCCAGCTCATGCCGCTGGTAGAGATCATCAGGGGGAAGAAGACCTCGGACGAGACCGTGAAGAAGGTGAGAGAGACGTCGTCGAAGCTTGGAAAGGAGACGGTCCTGTGCAAGGTCGACTCGCCGGGGTTCATAGTGAACAGGATACTGGTCCCCGCCCTCAACGAAGCGGTCTTCCTGGTCCAGGAAGGGGTGGCGGACCCCGAGGACATAGACAAAGCGGTCAGGCTCGGGCTGAACTGGCCGATGGGGCCCCTGCAACTGCTCGACTATGTCGGGCTGGACACCACGCTAAACATCGCCCAGGTCTTCACCGGCGAGTTCGAAGACTCCAAGTACAGGCCAAGCCCGCTCCTGAAACAGATGGTCAGGGCGGGGCTGCTTGGGAGGAAGAGCGGGAAGGGGTTCTACGAGTGGGGCTCCCCGGGATCCACTAAGACGAAGTGA
- a CDS encoding heavy metal-binding domain-containing protein: protein MSTTSIPLLTTNYMPGYKVDKVLGLTYGITVRSRGIGGNLMAGLRTIRGGEINEYTEMAHQARQQALDRLADHAKALGANAVVSVMFDSTEIGTTMDEIIAFGTAVVVVPVAEAQQLVKLS from the coding sequence ATGTCAACCACTTCCATACCGCTCCTGACGACCAACTACATGCCCGGGTACAAGGTAGACAAGGTCCTTGGCCTCACTTACGGGATAACCGTCAGGTCGCGAGGGATCGGGGGGAACCTGATGGCCGGGCTCAGGACCATCAGAGGAGGGGAGATCAACGAGTACACCGAGATGGCCCACCAGGCCAGGCAACAGGCCCTCGACAGGCTGGCGGACCACGCGAAGGCGCTCGGCGCCAACGCCGTGGTGAGCGTGATGTTCGACTCGACGGAGATCGGCACGACCATGGACGAGATCATCGCTTTCGGGACCGCAGTGGTCGTGGTCCCGGTCGCAGAGGCGCAGCAGCTGGTCAAGCTGAGCTGA
- a CDS encoding type IV secretion system DNA-binding domain-containing protein → MGQTLDSDDTKFHMLVTGGTGSGKTNAVLHMLKLLFSKKEEGKPHFLESGVRARRGDLLKLAML, encoded by the coding sequence TTGGGCCAGACCCTCGACAGCGACGACACGAAGTTCCACATGCTCGTCACCGGCGGGACCGGGAGCGGCAAGACCAACGCCGTCCTGCACATGCTCAAGCTCCTCTTCAGCAAGAAGGAGGAAGGGAAGCCGCATTTCTTAGAATCTGGGGTCCGAGCAAGACGAGGAGACTTGTTGAAATTGGCGATGCTGTAG
- a CDS encoding acyl-CoA thioesterase yields the protein MARWHEQRLRVRYEETDTMGVVYYAKYMVWMEVGRVGLLRDLGFGYREWVRRGLEFPVVQAHADYKSPARFDDEILVKTRIASIGSSSIRFENEIYKLPEEALLATGHTVHVLTDKIGEKVPFSPELRALLTSS from the coding sequence TTGGCACGATGGCACGAGCAGAGGCTCCGGGTCCGCTACGAAGAGACGGACACCATGGGGGTCGTTTACTACGCGAAGTACATGGTCTGGATGGAGGTCGGGAGGGTCGGCCTCCTCAGAGACCTCGGCTTCGGATACCGGGAATGGGTCAGGCGCGGCCTGGAGTTCCCCGTGGTGCAGGCTCACGCGGACTACAAGTCCCCCGCACGCTTTGACGACGAGATACTCGTCAAGACCCGCATCGCGTCCATAGGGTCGAGCAGCATCCGCTTCGAGAACGAGATCTACAAGCTCCCGGAAGAGGCTCTCCTCGCCACCGGTCACACCGTCCACGTGCTGACCGACAAGATAGGGGAGAAGGTCCCCTTCTCGCCGGAACTCAGGGCCCTGCTCACTTCGTCTTAG
- a CDS encoding helix-turn-helix domain-containing protein: MGRDSAIEVRMRAVLLYKEDVRQQEDICSVYGITERTLRRWIRAYESGGMEKLMPGRPGPRHPGNSLSKSLEDRILKLKQKRPPWGARRIKFQHDLPCHWMTVHRVIKRHGMLVRVKPKPQPLKRFQRYHVGPMWQGDTF, encoded by the coding sequence ATGGGGAGAGACTCCGCCATAGAGGTACGAATGAGAGCGGTCCTCTTGTACAAAGAGGATGTCAGACAGCAGGAGGACATCTGCTCGGTCTACGGGATAACGGAGAGGACCCTGAGGAGGTGGATCAGAGCCTACGAGAGTGGTGGAATGGAGAAGCTCATGCCAGGGAGGCCCGGTCCACGACACCCGGGCAACTCCCTTTCCAAGAGCCTGGAAGACAGAATCCTGAAGCTCAAGCAGAAGCGCCCCCCATGGGGAGCCCGGCGCATCAAGTTCCAGCACGACCTGCCCTGCCACTGGATGACGGTCCATAGGGTCATCAAGCGCCACGGGATGCTCGTCAGGGTCAAGCCGAAGCCCCAGCCCTTGAAGCGCTTCCAGAGGTACCACGTGGGCCCGATGTGGCAGGGCGACACCTTCTAG
- a CDS encoding ABC transporter ATP-binding protein, giving the protein MLALQARALSKTYRKAKRPALDGVDLDIASGQIFTMLGRNGAGKTTFLRIASTQLLPSSGSITVLGLDAVKQAKELREKIAMTPQEAETVYPLTPRDHILLSLRMRGMEKAEAEERAQRALDDLELSDVADTNSDWLSGGLKQRVIVAMALRTDAELIYLDEPSIGLDPLSRRKVWDQLTLLKKAGKTIILTTHYMDEAEALSDNLVIIDKGKVMAAGTPRSVKAAVTSRSTRVDVFDKFTQNELGAYGHVVPIAGRHRVLTDADGARKLGDTAVERGASIAIAPVTLDDVFVDIVGESEKGEHEG; this is encoded by the coding sequence ATGCTCGCCCTTCAGGCACGCGCCCTCTCGAAGACCTACAGGAAAGCCAAGCGGCCCGCCCTAGACGGGGTGGACCTCGACATCGCGTCGGGGCAGATATTCACAATGCTCGGCCGGAACGGTGCGGGGAAGACCACCTTCCTCAGGATAGCGAGCACCCAGCTCCTGCCTTCGTCGGGGAGCATCACCGTCCTGGGGCTGGACGCTGTGAAGCAGGCCAAGGAGCTCCGTGAGAAAATCGCCATGACCCCCCAGGAAGCGGAGACCGTGTACCCGCTCACCCCCAGAGACCACATCCTCCTGAGCCTTCGGATGCGGGGGATGGAGAAGGCGGAGGCGGAGGAGCGCGCCCAGCGGGCCCTCGACGACCTGGAGCTGAGCGACGTGGCGGACACCAACTCCGACTGGCTCTCTGGAGGGCTCAAGCAGAGGGTGATAGTCGCCATGGCGCTCAGGACCGACGCGGAGCTCATCTACCTGGACGAGCCCTCCATCGGGCTCGACCCCCTGTCGAGGAGGAAGGTCTGGGACCAGCTCACGCTCCTCAAGAAGGCAGGGAAGACGATAATCCTCACGACCCACTACATGGACGAAGCGGAGGCGCTGTCTGACAACCTGGTCATCATCGACAAGGGGAAGGTCATGGCGGCCGGGACCCCCCGGAGCGTGAAGGCGGCCGTGACGAGCAGGTCGACAAGGGTGGACGTCTTCGACAAGTTCACCCAGAACGAACTCGGGGCTTACGGTCACGTGGTGCCTATAGCCGGAAGGCACAGGGTGCTGACTGACGCCGACGGCGCCCGCAAGCTTGGGGACACCGCGGTGGAGAGGGGGGCAAGCATCGCCATAGCCCCCGTGACCCTGGACGACGTGTTCGTCGACATAGTGGGGGAGTCGGAGAAGGGAGAGCATGAAGGGTAG
- a CDS encoding enoyl-CoA hydratase/isomerase family protein: MDYETIAVSKEGQVATITLNRPQALNALSTKMVSELISALGAFEKDDGVRSVVIAGNDRAFSAGADIKEMADMTAVQMVMGEHFFPLWDKVGHYPKPLVGAITGFALGGGLELAMSLDILVAADTAQLGQPEINIGVIPGGGGTQRLTRAVGKSKAMEMILSDRRIGAEEAKTLGLVSRVVPKEACVAEAKKVAAEIATKSPVAVKLAKMAVNKAFEMGLSDGLDFERELFYMLFASEDAKEGMHAFMDKRKPEFRGK; this comes from the coding sequence ATGGACTACGAGACGATCGCCGTTTCGAAGGAAGGCCAGGTGGCGACAATCACGCTCAACAGGCCCCAGGCCCTGAACGCGCTCAGCACGAAGATGGTGTCAGAGCTCATCTCCGCCCTGGGGGCGTTCGAGAAGGACGACGGCGTAAGGAGCGTGGTCATCGCGGGGAACGACAGGGCGTTCTCGGCGGGCGCCGACATCAAGGAGATGGCAGACATGACCGCGGTGCAGATGGTCATGGGGGAGCACTTCTTCCCGCTCTGGGACAAGGTGGGGCACTACCCCAAGCCGCTCGTGGGGGCCATCACGGGGTTCGCCCTGGGAGGGGGGCTGGAGCTTGCCATGAGCCTCGACATACTCGTCGCGGCCGACACGGCCCAGCTGGGGCAGCCAGAGATCAACATCGGGGTCATCCCCGGAGGGGGCGGGACCCAGAGGCTGACGAGGGCCGTGGGGAAGTCGAAGGCCATGGAGATGATCCTCTCGGACAGGAGGATCGGGGCAGAGGAGGCGAAGACGCTGGGGCTGGTCAGCCGGGTGGTGCCCAAAGAGGCGTGCGTAGCGGAGGCCAAGAAGGTGGCGGCGGAGATAGCGACGAAGTCTCCGGTAGCTGTCAAGCTGGCCAAGATGGCGGTCAACAAAGCCTTCGAGATGGGGCTCTCCGACGGGCTCGACTTCGAGAGGGAGCTGTTCTACATGCTGTTCGCGTCAGAGGACGCCAAGGAGGGGATGCACGCCTTCATGGACAAGCGGAAGCCGGAGTTCAGGGGGAAGTAG
- the hemH gene encoding ferrochelatase, whose translation MRGVLLMAYGGPASLDQVEAYYTHIRRGTKPTKEQLDDLVARYVAIGGGTPLLAITENQAAALELALKSRGGAKVFAGMKHSPPFVADVMAKAKAEGVTELLCVALAPHYSGIGVGGYARAVDEANSKLGGHFKVTFVKSWHDNPGLVSMWAGRIREAAKSLGPDASVVFSAHSLPERIIREGDPYKAELLETSDLVAKAAGWKDWTFAFQSQSKTGEPWLGPDILDHLQTLFDAGKRKFISAPIGFVSDHLEVLYDLDVECRGWAKERGAELVRCRSPNDSPEMVAALVQIAEANGFA comes from the coding sequence ATGAGAGGGGTGCTCCTGATGGCCTACGGGGGTCCTGCGTCTCTCGACCAGGTGGAGGCGTACTACACCCACATACGTCGCGGGACGAAGCCGACCAAGGAACAGCTCGACGACCTGGTCGCCAGGTACGTGGCGATAGGCGGAGGTACCCCTCTCCTTGCGATCACCGAAAATCAGGCTGCGGCGCTGGAACTGGCGCTGAAATCGAGGGGAGGGGCCAAGGTCTTCGCCGGGATGAAGCACTCTCCCCCGTTCGTCGCGGACGTCATGGCGAAGGCGAAGGCTGAGGGGGTCACCGAGCTGCTCTGCGTCGCGCTCGCGCCCCACTACTCGGGGATAGGCGTCGGGGGATACGCCAGGGCGGTGGACGAGGCTAACTCGAAGCTTGGCGGGCACTTCAAGGTCACCTTCGTGAAGTCTTGGCATGACAACCCCGGGCTGGTCTCCATGTGGGCGGGCCGGATCAGAGAGGCGGCGAAGTCGCTGGGCCCGGATGCGTCCGTCGTCTTCTCCGCGCACAGCCTACCTGAGCGGATCATCCGCGAGGGGGACCCCTACAAAGCCGAGCTCCTCGAGACCTCGGACCTGGTCGCCAAGGCCGCGGGGTGGAAAGATTGGACCTTCGCGTTCCAGAGCCAGAGCAAGACGGGAGAGCCGTGGCTCGGCCCTGACATCCTCGACCATCTCCAGACCCTTTTCGACGCCGGGAAGAGGAAGTTCATCTCGGCGCCGATCGGATTCGTGTCAGACCACCTCGAGGTGCTCTATGACTTGGACGTAGAGTGCAGAGGATGGGCGAAGGAGAGGGGGGCGGAACTGGTGAGGTGCAGGTCTCCAAATGACTCGCCCGAGATGGTGGCGGCGCTCGTCCAGATAGCGGAAGCCAACGGGTTCGCCTAG
- a CDS encoding RHS repeat-associated core domain-containing protein codes for MAQMVNYTTYYLHQDALGSTRLVMPASIVSSFSSNYVPYGMDYAMVGEELFQYTGKLLDESTGLYYEGARYYDPTTGRFITEDSYNGTLTDPLSQNRYLYAEDNPMRYVDPTGHVIAILGGGGSDLLSPSQILDLLSSAASKAIQAIQQVIGSLASPFGFSSTSMATTTTVTTEVQCPEGDVHCLGINGYPSTPLPSLGQVNWNWNAALSLLVLVGGAMVTTGAILTGNAPAALGTADGDY; via the coding sequence GTGGCGCAGATGGTGAACTACACCACATACTACCTCCACCAGGATGCTTTAGGAAGCACCAGACTTGTGATGCCCGCGTCAATTGTCTCTTCCTTCAGCTCGAACTACGTCCCCTACGGGATGGACTACGCGATGGTGGGGGAGGAGCTGTTCCAGTACACAGGGAAGCTCCTCGACGAGTCGACGGGGCTCTACTACGAAGGGGCGAGGTACTACGACCCGACCACGGGGAGGTTCATCACGGAGGACTCCTACAACGGGACCCTCACGGACCCTCTCTCCCAGAACAGGTACCTCTACGCCGAAGACAACCCGATGAGGTACGTGGACCCGACTGGGCACGTGATCGCGATACTCGGAGGAGGAGGGTCCGACCTGCTGTCGCCGTCCCAGATTTTGGACCTGCTCTCTTCCGCCGCGTCCAAGGCCATCCAAGCGATACAGCAGGTGATAGGTTCCCTGGCGAGCCCGTTCGGGTTCTCGTCGACGTCGATGGCCACCACGACCACCGTGACGACAGAAGTTCAGTGCCCTGAAGGAGACGTCCATTGCCTTGGGATTAATGGCTACCCTTCTACACCTCTTCCGAGCCTGGGCCAGGTTAATTGGAATTGGAACGCTGCGCTTTCCTTGTTGGTGCTTGTCGGAGGAGCTATGGTGACGACAGGGGCCATTTTGACGGGTAATGCGCCGGCGGCACTTGGTACTGCTGATGGCGATTACTAG
- a CDS encoding RHS repeat-associated core domain-containing protein has product MDYAMVGEELFQYTGKLLDESTGLYYEGARYYDPTTGRFITEDSYNGTLTDPLSQNRYLYAEDNPMRYVDPTGHVIVAVGSGGGATTQPEDFMTWLANSGFFNDPVHQTQLAFVVVDAAALTLQASDIELFRDGIANAAIRVLFSGGKLSYSAQQLVGDIYNNNLPGVLAAGYGVAGNAIHIFVNGLTIWDRLAFVAAVGLNWGGDVITEGDLDFAGNALTGSALALDAGILAYEMASAYDQYLSSYSS; this is encoded by the coding sequence ATGGACTACGCGATGGTGGGGGAGGAGCTGTTCCAGTACACAGGGAAGCTCCTCGACGAGTCGACGGGGCTCTACTACGAAGGGGCGAGGTACTACGACCCGACGACGGGGAGGTTCATCACGGAGGACTCCTACAACGGGACCCTCACGGACCCTCTCTCCCAGAACAGGTACCTCTACGCCGAAGACAACCCGATGAGGTACGTGGACCCGACTGGGCACGTGATCGTGGCAGTCGGGAGCGGCGGCGGAGCAACCACTCAGCCAGAGGATTTCATGACCTGGTTGGCGAACAGTGGATTCTTCAATGACCCTGTGCACCAGACTCAGTTGGCGTTTGTGGTCGTTGACGCGGCGGCGCTCACTCTTCAGGCGTCCGATATTGAGTTATTCAGGGATGGTATCGCTAATGCGGCGATAAGAGTCCTGTTTTCGGGAGGTAAGCTTTCATACTCCGCCCAACAGCTAGTGGGTGATATCTACAACAACAACCTTCCTGGTGTTCTCGCCGCTGGATATGGGGTCGCAGGGAATGCCATCCACATTTTTGTTAACGGTCTCACCATCTGGGATAGGCTCGCTTTTGTCGCTGCCGTCGGATTGAACTGGGGCGGGGACGTAATTACTGAAGGAGATCTGGACTTCGCGGGCAACGCGCTCACGGGATCCGCTCTAGCCCTAGACGCGGGTATTTTGGCGTACGAGATGGCATCCGCTTATGATCAGTATCTCTCATCGTACAGCTCCTGA
- a CDS encoding ABC transporter permease — protein sequence MKGRQTLRSLWAIMYYLGFTPMIRNPLFVAFVFSQPFTLLFILLVASNGTALPYGLAGALTMVVTELGLFVGTDLASYKIQNRLQDMVVASPVSPLVYMFGVALSELIFGAPALVILFGLIAEQGATAAALGSAFGVVMLLWVTTTSLGFFFSAYAPNTQNAFVINGFITTFLSVLPPVYYSVDALPVYLRPLAEVIPTTEASSLFQGAIGLGYTIAPVQGFAVLVAATLVMLLLVSFKMKWRES from the coding sequence ATGAAGGGTAGGCAGACCCTCCGCTCGCTCTGGGCCATAATGTACTACCTCGGGTTCACCCCGATGATCAGGAACCCGCTCTTCGTGGCCTTCGTCTTCTCTCAGCCGTTCACGCTCCTCTTCATCCTCCTCGTCGCCAGCAACGGGACCGCCCTCCCCTACGGGCTCGCCGGCGCCCTGACGATGGTGGTCACGGAGCTGGGGCTCTTCGTCGGCACCGACCTGGCCTCCTACAAGATCCAGAACAGGCTCCAGGACATGGTCGTCGCCTCGCCCGTCTCCCCGCTCGTCTACATGTTCGGGGTGGCGCTCTCCGAGCTGATATTCGGCGCCCCAGCACTCGTCATACTTTTCGGGCTCATCGCAGAACAGGGCGCGACGGCGGCTGCGCTTGGGTCAGCCTTCGGGGTGGTGATGCTCCTCTGGGTGACGACCACCAGCCTCGGCTTCTTCTTCTCGGCTTACGCCCCCAACACCCAGAACGCTTTCGTCATCAACGGGTTCATCACCACCTTCCTCTCCGTCCTCCCGCCCGTCTACTACTCTGTGGACGCGCTCCCTGTGTATCTGAGGCCCCTGGCGGAGGTGATACCCACTACCGAGGCGTCGTCCCTTTTCCAGGGAGCCATAGGGCTCGGTTACACAATCGCGCCCGTCCAGGGGTTCGCGGTCCTGGTCGCGGCCACCCTCGTGATGCTCCTCCTTGTCTCCTTCAAGATGAAGTGGCGCGAGAGCTGA
- a CDS encoding PIN domain-containing protein, with the protein MTKVYVDTSVVIATADDQDEFHSESVRFLRHLRNRSIPTAIGPPFFLEAAKAAEMRGSEAASRLARTVEEHEIEAVENLDDWLWNLVDQYLSHRILGVGRFIDLMHYASATLLRCDCLASWDRGHFNGKVAMKINKVNSSAGLASLIVWDPTEVERYLGLG; encoded by the coding sequence TTGACGAAGGTGTACGTCGACACCTCGGTGGTAATCGCGACGGCGGATGATCAGGACGAGTTCCACTCCGAGTCTGTCCGGTTCCTGCGTCATCTCAGGAACCGGAGCATCCCGACGGCCATCGGCCCTCCCTTCTTCCTCGAAGCGGCGAAGGCAGCGGAGATGCGCGGCAGCGAGGCGGCTTCGCGGCTCGCAAGGACCGTCGAAGAGCACGAGATCGAAGCGGTAGAGAATCTGGATGACTGGCTTTGGAATCTTGTGGACCAGTACCTTTCTCACAGGATTCTGGGAGTTGGAAGGTTCATCGACCTGATGCACTATGCCTCTGCGACGCTGCTGAGGTGCGACTGCCTTGCCTCGTGGGACAGAGGGCACTTCAATGGAAAGGTCGCAATGAAGATCAACAAGGTGAATTCCTCTGCTGGCCTTGCAAGCTTAATAGTCTGGGACCCGACCGAAGTCGAGAGGTATCTGGGGCTTGGCTAA
- a CDS encoding enoyl-CoA hydratase/isomerase family protein produces the protein MGYETVKVEAASGVLWVTLNRPEKLNAFNEQMGADLLEALKEGEKSPEIRCLVLTGEGKAFSVGEDLNTNRAAYDSGKPALLGEVLKLKYNPIVGRIRRMEKPVLAAVNGTTAGAGLGLALACDLRAASEKATFHEAFIKVGLAPDSGTSFWLPRILGIGKAMEVGLLGEPIDAAKAMSLGLVNWVFPEDAFRRETAKIAERLAKGPTKAMGLTKRAMNRAVVVDMDSALEYEMYLQDIAGRTRDHVEGVRAFFDKRDPHFTGE, from the coding sequence ATGGGCTACGAGACGGTGAAGGTCGAGGCGGCGTCCGGGGTCCTCTGGGTGACCCTGAACCGCCCTGAGAAGCTCAACGCGTTCAACGAGCAGATGGGGGCCGACCTTCTGGAGGCGCTGAAGGAGGGGGAGAAGTCCCCTGAAATCCGGTGCCTCGTGCTGACGGGGGAAGGGAAGGCGTTCTCGGTCGGCGAGGATCTGAACACCAACAGGGCGGCCTACGACAGCGGCAAGCCGGCGCTCCTCGGCGAGGTGCTGAAGCTGAAGTACAACCCCATCGTCGGGAGGATTCGGAGGATGGAGAAGCCCGTGCTGGCGGCGGTCAACGGCACCACGGCGGGCGCCGGACTGGGGCTCGCCCTGGCCTGCGACCTCAGGGCGGCCTCGGAGAAGGCGACCTTCCACGAGGCGTTCATCAAGGTCGGGCTGGCCCCGGACTCCGGGACGAGCTTCTGGCTCCCCCGCATCCTGGGGATCGGGAAGGCCATGGAAGTGGGGCTCCTGGGAGAGCCGATAGACGCGGCGAAGGCGATGAGCCTCGGGCTGGTAAACTGGGTCTTCCCCGAAGACGCGTTCAGACGCGAGACGGCGAAGATAGCCGAGCGGCTGGCGAAGGGACCCACGAAGGCTATGGGGCTGACGAAGAGGGCGATGAACAGGGCTGTGGTGGTGGACATGGACTCGGCCCTGGAGTACGAGATGTACCTCCAGGACATCGCGGGGAGGACCCGGGACCATGTAGAGGGGGTCAGGGCGTTCTTCGACAAGCGGGACCCCCACTTCACCGGAGAATAG